AAGTCTCTATGCAACTCAGCCCCGGCGCGCACTTTGCCAGGTATGTACCGCGGCCGAGGCGCGTTCTGCGCGGAGACAGATGCTGCTGccgccgcggcggcggcggctgcctGCTCCTGGGCTCTGTAAGTGTCACGCTGCACCTGAGCTGAACTTGAAAAGAGAGTGAAGGGGCGACTGGCAAACGCTTCTGGCAGACACAGGGTGTGCTGATAGACGTGGGGGAGGAGGATTTATATTAACGCCCCCATCGTTCCCACCGCACGTCCCCTACTTCCCTGCAAATACGGCCAGAGGGATAGAGGCGGTGACCGGACTGCCAAAGAAAGACGTGGGGCAGCGGCCGTGACCGCATCTTGGAAGCTACAACAGGTCGCCTTTTTGAGACTCCTTTGGCGGGAAGGGGCACTTGGGAAGGGAAGGTTTGAAAGAGCGAAAAGGGGAAGGTTGGAGGGTTCCCTAATTCGACAAAAGAATATCACTGGGTGACTGTCCTGCGTCTTTTCCTCTATCTACACGGCACATACTGACCTCTGATTATCCAGATTGTGTCCGGGGAGAAATCAGAAACACCTGTTTGCAGAAACTGCTGCGACTAAAGTCACCTGTGTGCTAATTTGTGCTGGGTGGCTGGGTCCAATTGTTGAAAGAGGTTTGGCAAGGGTCTATTGGTGGTGATTGTTAGGACATTTGTATCTTTGCTACTATTACTCCTAAGTACCTGTCTTTGAGGGATACTTGCCCTTCTGAGAACTGTGGCTTCACCAGGAGTCCTGTCTCGGAATAAGAGTGATACGTCTAGACCACATTTCTCAGAGTATTTTGTGTGAGAGGAGAAAGTGAGTGCTCGTAGCTACTTCGACCCGCTGCAGAGGCTTAGTTACCCTCTCCTTGCCACCACTCCAAGGAACCATGGCAGCTGGTGTAGCAGCGTGGCTGCCCTTTGCAAGGGCAGCAGCCATTGGGTGGATGCCTGTGGCCTCGGGGCCCATGCCAGCTCCCCCAAGGCAGGAGAGGAAAAGGACTCAAGATGCTCTAATTGTGCTGAATGTTAGTGGCACCCGATTCCAGACATGGCAGGACACCCTGGAACGTTATCCAGATACTCTGCTGGGCAGCTCTGAGAGGGACTTTTTCTATCATCCAGAGACCCAGCAGTATTTTTTTGACCGTGACCCAGATATCTTCCGCCACATCCTGAATTTCTACCGCACTGGGAAGCTCCACTATCCCCGCCATGAGTGCATCTCTGCTTATGACGAAGAATTGGCTTTTTTTGGCCTCATTCCAGAAATTATTGGCGACTGCTGTTACGAGGAGTACAAGGACCGCAGGCGGGAGAACGCGGAGCGTCTACAGGACGATGCCGATACCGATAACACAGGAGAGAGTGCCCTGCCCACGATGACGGCTCGGCAGAAGGTCTGGCGGGCCTTTGAGAATCCCCACACCAGCACAATGGCCCTGGTGTTCTACTATGTTACTGGGTTCTTCATTGCCGTCTCAGTCATCGCCAATGTGGTCGAAACAGTACCGTGTGGGTCTAGCCCAGGTCACATTAAAGAACTGCCTTGTGGCGAGCGGTATGCAGTGGCCTTCTTCTGCTTGGATACAGCCTGCGTCATGATCTTCACCGTTGAGTACTTGCTTCGCCTGGCTGCAGCACCTAGTCGTTACCGTTTTGTGCGTAGTGTCATGAGTATAATCGATGTGGTGGCCATCCTGCCTTACTACATTGGGCTGGTGATGACAGACAATGAGGATGTCAGTGGGGCCTTTGTCACACTCCGAGTCTTCCGGGTCTTCCGGATCTTTAAGTTTTCCCGCCACTCTCAAGGCCTGCGTATCCTGGGGTACACACTGAAGAGCTGTGCCTCAGAATTGGGCTTCTTGCTCTTTTCACTCACCATGGCTATCATCATTTTCGCTACAGTTATGTTTTACGCAGAGAAGGGGTCTTCGGCCAGCAAGTTCACCAGCATCCCTGCCGCCTTCTGGTATACCATCGTCACCATGACAACTCTAGGGTAGGTGCCATCAAGGGAAATGAGATGGAGTTTGGGTGTGGGTGAAGGAGATTGTGAACCCTTTAACGTTATCTGATAATTCtgtggaaatattttttctctttcccgaATGCGTTTAGGAAAACATTATCTAAATGGTTTGAAGAACTATTTTAATCAATGAAATGGGTCTGATTAAACATTGAAGTACTTAAGCAGTCGCTGGCAAATATT
This window of the Dasypus novemcinctus isolate mDasNov1 chromosome 5, mDasNov1.1.hap2, whole genome shotgun sequence genome carries:
- the KCND2 gene encoding A-type voltage-gated potassium channel KCND2 isoform X1, encoding MAAGVAAWLPFARAAAIGWMPVASGPMPAPPRQERKRTQDALIVLNVSGTRFQTWQDTLERYPDTLLGSSERDFFYHPETQQYFFDRDPDIFRHILNFYRTGKLHYPRHECISAYDEELAFFGLIPEIIGDCCYEEYKDRRRENAERLQDDADTDNTGESALPTMTARQKVWRAFENPHTSTMALVFYYVTGFFIAVSVIANVVETVPCGSSPGHIKELPCGERYAVAFFCLDTACVMIFTVEYLLRLAAAPSRYRFVRSVMSIIDVVAILPYYIGLVMTDNEDVSGAFVTLRVFRVFRIFKFSRHSQGLRILGYTLKSCASELGFLLFSLTMAIIIFATVMFYAEKGSSASKFTSIPAAFWYTIVTMTTLGYGDMVPKTIAGKIFGSICSLSGVLVIALPVPVIVSNFSRIYHQNQRADKRRAQKKARLARIRAAKSGSANAYMQSKRNGLLSNQLQSSEDEQAFVSKSGSSFETQHHHLLHCLEKTTNHEFVDEQVFEESCMEVATVNRPSSHSPSLSSQQGLTSTCCSRRHKKTFRIPNANVSGSHRGSVQELSTIQIRCVERTPLSNSRSSLNAKMEECVKLNCEQPYVTTAIISIPTPPVTTPEGDDRPESPEYSGGNIVRVSAL
- the KCND2 gene encoding A-type voltage-gated potassium channel KCND2 isoform X2, with amino-acid sequence MAAGVAAWLPFARAAAIGWMPVASGPMPAPPRQERKRTQDALIVLNVSGTRFQTWQDTLERYPDTLLGSSERDFFYHPETQQYFFDRDPDIFRHILNFYRTGKLHYPRHECISAYDEELAFFGLIPEIIGDCCYEEYKDRRRENAERLQDDADTDNTGESALPTMTARQKVWRAFENPHTSTMALVFYYVTGFFIAVSVIANVVETVPCGSSPGHIKELPCGERYAVAFFCLDTACVMIFTVEYLLRLAAAPSRYRFVRSVMSIIDVVAILPYYIGLVMTDNEDVSGAFVTLRVFRVFRIFKFSRHSQGLRILGYTLKSCASELGFLLFSLTMAIIIFATVMFYAEKGSSASKFTSIPAAFWYTIVTMTTLGYGDMVPKTIAGKIFGSICSLSGVLVIALPVPVIVSNFSRIYHQNQRADKRRAQKKARLARIRAAKSGSANAYMQSKRNGLLSNQLQSSEDEQAFVSKSGSSFETQHHHLLHCLEKTTNHEFVDEQVFEESCMEVATVNRPSSHSPSLSSQQGLTSTCCSRRHKKTFRIPNANVSGSHRGSVQELSTIQISRSSLNAKMEECVKLNCEQPYVTTAIISIPTPPVTTPEGDDRPESPEYSGGNIVRVSAL